The stretch of DNA CTGGCGCTGGGCGCCGACCACCTCAAGCGGCTGCTCGCCTACTCGACCATCGCCCAGTACGGCTACGTGGTCACCATGCTCGGGGTCGGCGGGGCCGCCGGGGTGGCCGCTGCCTGCTTCTACGTGCTGGCCCACGCCCTGGCCAAGAGCGCCCTGTTCATGACCAGCGGGGCGGTCACCGAGGCCACCGGCGCCAAGGCCCTGTCCGAGTCCGGAGGGCTGGCCAGGACCATGCCCGCCCTGGCCGTCGGGAGCGGGCTGGCCGCCGCCGGCCTGGCCGCCCTGCCCCTGACCATCGGCTTCTTCAAGGACGAGCTGTTCTTCAAGGCAGCCGCCGAACGGGGCCCGTGGCTGGCGGTGGTGGCGGTCGCCAGCGCCGCCCTCACCTTCGCCTACATCACCCGCTTCTGGATCGGCATCTTCCTGGGCGGCCAGCGCCGGCCGGCTCGCGCCGTGCCCGGCCGGCTGGTGGTGCCGGTGGTCGTCCTGGGGGGGCTGGTGGTGGCTGGGGGCATCCTGGTTGAGCCGTTCGCCGGCCTCAGCCAGGCCGCCGCCGAGGTCACGGCCGCCGCCCCGGTCACCGTCGAGCCGGCCTACCATCTCGACCTGCGGGCCGAGAACGTCCTGGCCCTGGCCACCTACGCCGCCGGGCTTGCCCTGGTCCTGGCCCGCCCAAGGCTGGGCGGTGCCCTCGCCGCGGTGGCCCGGCTGGGCCGGCGGGCCGGGCCGGAACGCGCCTACATCGCCGGCCTGGCCGGCCTGAACCGGCTCTCCAACGCCATCCACGACATCGAGGTCCGCGACCTGCGCGCCCGGGTGGTGGCGGTGCTGGTCCCGGCCGGGGCCCTGGTCGGCGTCGGCCTGGCCATCACCCCGTTCGCCGGCGCCTACCTGATCGGCTCGTTCGCCAGCAGCGACCTGCCGCTGATCGCCGCGCTGGTCGCCGCCGCGCTGGCCGCGCTGGTCGTGGCCCGGCTGCGCCGGCACCTGGCCCTGGCGGTTGGCCTGTCCGGGGTCGGCTTCAGCCTGGCCGTGGCCTACGAGCTCCTCGGGGCACCCGACGTGGCCCTGGTCGCGGTGCTCATCGAGACCCTGATGATGCTGCTGTTCGTGGCCGTGTTCGCGCTGCTGCCGCGCCGGGTGCTGCAGCGCGAGGCCGCCATCCAGGTCACCGGCTCCCGCCGCATCCGCGATCCGCTCGTGGGGGTGATCTCGGGTGCGCTGGTTCTGCTGGTCGTGTGGGCCGGCTTCTCCCGTCCCGTCCCGCCGGACCCCACCGCCGGCAGGTACCTGGAGCTGGCCGAGCGGGCGCACGGCAAGGAC from Actinomycetota bacterium encodes:
- the mbhE gene encoding hydrogen gas-evolving membrane-bound hydrogenase subunit E, which gives rise to MSEGPASSSRQPALGAGIAAVVTAATAFLAVLWLWGRGGGGFDTAWLPSWDARLAFRLDGLGALYAVLATGVGVAVFTYATGYVPRHLEHEGRPQADGRRFHALMVLFMVAMVGLATAQDTLLLFVFWDLTAITSYLLIGFDRQHREARLSALMALLVTGVSAVLLLIGILVLRAEFGTTSIPELLERADGGGAVTLAGALIAVGALAKSAQAPLHFWLPRAMAAPTPVSAYLHSAAMVAAGVFVLSRFHPLLATSPPLLDGLLVVGLVSMAVGGVLALGADHLKRLLAYSTIAQYGYVVTMLGVGGAAGVAAACFYVLAHALAKSALFMTSGAVTEATGAKALSESGGLARTMPALAVGSGLAAAGLAALPLTIGFFKDELFFKAAAERGPWLAVVAVASAALTFAYITRFWIGIFLGGQRRPARAVPGRLVVPVVVLGGLVVAGGILVEPFAGLSQAAAEVTAAAPVTVEPAYHLDLRAENVLALATYAAGLALVLARPRLGGALAAVARLGRRAGPERAYIAGLAGLNRLSNAIHDIEVRDLRARVVAVLVPAGALVGVGLAITPFAGAYLIGSFASSDLPLIAALVAAALAALVVARLRRHLALAVGLSGVGFSLAVAYELLGAPDVALVAVLIETLMMLLFVAVFALLPRRVLQREAAIQVTGSRRIRDPLVGVISGALVLLVVWAGFSRPVPPDPTAGRYLELAERAHGKDVVTVILADFRGLDTLVEISVVLVALLGVAALLRRGKLW